The following are from one region of the Aspergillus luchuensis IFO 4308 DNA, chromosome 4, nearly complete sequence genome:
- a CDS encoding putative phosphatidylserine decarboxylase (COG:I;~EggNog:ENOG410PKYG;~InterPro:IPR033177,IPR003817;~PFAM:PF02666;~SECRETED:SignalP(1-23);~go_function: GO:0004609 - phosphatidylserine decarboxylase activity [Evidence IEA];~go_process: GO:0008654 - phospholipid biosynthetic process [Evidence IEA]), whose translation MFVITFLHWIADYLLSLVKMVQNREVGWITIERKTGKHMREQQPLWKKFKLLLLFNPLTEWLDTTHLMRLYLHHTAIEEGKQEATPASRKRIKAFVDFYHINMNDFTPSDITAYATFEDFFVRAHKPGSRPIYRKDDPTAAVIVADSRVVAYEAVAESKKIWIKGNDFSITNLVMDKQLGPKFADGPVASFRLSPQDYHRYHSPVSGTIKQFRSMPGDYYEVDPIALQSQVDILTRNARDYVVIETKEFGEVLFVAIGASQVGTVRIHPQYQQSGTQIHKGDELGIFQFGGSSIIVAFQKGRIQFDEDILKASKNAIAVDVEVGMSLGRAVGEKVHDEL comes from the exons ATGTTCGTTATTACATTTTTGCACTGGATAGCAGACTATCTGCTGTCTTTGGTTAAGATG GTCCAAAATAGAGAGGTTGGATGGATCACCATAGAGCGCAAG ACCGGTAAACACATGCGGGAACAGCAGCCGCTATGGAAGAAGTTTAAGCTGCTTCTATTATTCAACCCGTTAACAGAATGGCTGGACACCACCCACCTGATGCGATTATACCTGCATCATACTGCCATTGAAGAAG GCAAACAAGAAGCCACCCCTGCATCTCGGAAACGCATCAAGGCCTTTGTTGACTTCTACCACATCAACATGAACGATTTCACCCCTTCCGACATAACAGCCTATGCAACATTCGAGGATTTCTTTGTACGTGCCCACAAGCCCGGCTCACGCCCAATCTACCGTAAAGACGACCCCACGGCTGCAGTGATAGTTGCCGACTCGCGCGTTGTTGCCTACGAAGCCGTAGCcgagagcaagaagatctgGATCAAGGGGAATGATTTCTCCATCACAAATCTGGTAATGGATAAGCAGTTAGGCCCGAAGTTCGCGGACGGCCCGGTGGCGAGTTTTCGGTTGTCGCCGCAGGATTATCATCGGTATCATAGTCCGGTTTCGGGGACTATCAAGCAGTTTCGAAGCATGCCGGGGGACTATTATGAGGTGGATCCGATAGCGTTGCAGAGTCAGGTGGACATCTTGACGAGGAATGCGAGGGATTATGTGGTTATTGAGACGAAGGAGTTTGGGGAAGTGCTTTTTGTGGCTATTGGGGCTTCGCAGGTGGGGACAGTCAG GATTCATCCGCAGTATCAGCAATCGGGGACTCAGATACACAAGGGTGATGAGCTTGGGATTTTCCAGTTTGGAGGGTCGTCCATTATTGTGGCATTCCAGAAGGGTCGTATACAGTTTGATGAGGACATTTTGAAAGCGAGTAAGAACGCCAttgctgttgatgttgaagtgGGGATGAGTCTGGGTCGGGCTGTAGGTGAGAAAGTACATGACGAGCTATAG
- a CDS encoding SDR family NAD(P)-dependent oxidoreductase (COG:Q;~EggNog:ENOG410PNBN;~InterPro:IPR002347,IPR036291,IPR020904;~PFAM:PF00106,PF13561,PF08659,PF01370;~go_function: GO:0016491 - oxidoreductase activity [Evidence IEA];~go_process: GO:0055114 - oxidation-reduction process [Evidence IEA]), protein MDQLNDIGGRLALITGASGGIGAACARQLAAKSVHLALTYSSNSTSITTLQKELQNEHPALVITIHQVDVSSPTQITTLFSEIQSQHNNRTPDILISNAGYGKRVPQVWDITTEEFDYTLTVNLRASFLLVKGVVEHMKAQRWGRIIFMSSIAGYGGGINGCHYAASKAGLTGMMKNLATRLAEYNISVNDVAPAMIGDTGMIPNAESIPEVASTIPLGRLGLPEEVANVVTMLVKTGYMTGQSLLLAGGLK, encoded by the exons ATGGACCAGTTGAACGACATTGGTGGCCGATTGGCCCTTATCACCGGCGCCTCAGGAGG AATCGGCGCCGCCTGTGCCCGCCAACTAGCCGCCAAATCCGTGCACCTAGCCCTCACCTATTCATCCAATTCGACATCCATAACCACCCTTCAGAAAGAGCTCCAAAACGAACACCCCGCCCTCGTTATCACTATCCACCAAGTCGACGTCTCCTCACCCACCCAGATCACCACCCTTTTCAGCGAGATCCAATCCCAACACAACAACCGCACCCCGgacatcctcatctccaatgCCGGGTACGGCAAACGGGTCCCGCAAGTATGGGACATCACGACGGAGGAATTCGATTACACTCTGACCGTGAATCTACGGGCCTCGTTCCTGCTCGTCAAGGGGGTAGTCGAGCACATGAAGGCGCAGCGCTGGGGACGGATTATCTTCATGTCGTCGATTGCGGGGTATGGGGGTGGCATTAATGGGTGTCATTATGCGGCCTCAAAGGCAGGGTtgacggggatgatgaagaacctGGCAACGAGGTTAGCAGAGTACAATATTAGTGTCAATGATGTTGCGCCGGCGATGATTGGGGATACAGGGATGATCCCTAATGCTGAGTCCATTCCGGAGGTTGCAAGCACGATTCCCCtggggaggttggggttgCCGGAGGAGGTGGCTAATGTTGTCACTATGTTAGTGAAGACGGGGTATATGACGGGGCAGAGTTTGCTGTTGGCGGGAGGGTTGAAATGA
- a CDS encoding uncharacterized protein (COG:E,G;~EggNog:ENOG410PGHJ;~InterPro:IPR004853;~PFAM:PF03151;~TransMembrane:10 (i12-33o45-64i84-109o115-134i141-162o168-188i200-219o234-256i268-285o291-311i)), with the protein MAILDIPPKEASVWPVTLGILSWVFWSNLTILFNKWVIESTEFRYPIILTTWHLVFATLATQLLARTTTMLDGRKRMRMDGRTYIRMIIPIGILYSGSLVCSNIVYLYLNVSFIQMLKACGPIVTLLTSWAWHVKTPSLESFLNILLIAFSVALAVAGEVQFSWLGVIYQLASLVFDANRLVMIQILLSDEGQKMDPLVTLYYSAPVCAFTNFMIAFYTELRGFSWSVVGETGFGVLLANAAVGFMLNVSIFVLIGKTSGLTMTLVSVPKNILLIVCSVVIWGTQITSLQMVGYAIALLGLLYYSLGWATIRRAYDSGYVRLVGRQAERVEKEEENV; encoded by the exons ATGGCGATCCTGGATATTCCGCCCAAGGAGGCTTCAGTATGGCCTGTTACACTGGGCATTCT GTCGTGGGTGTTTTGGTCGAACTTGACCATTTTATTCAATAAATGGGTGATTGAGTCCACTGAATTTA GATACC CAATCATCCTAACAACATGGCATCTCGTCTTCGCAACCCTTGCTACTCAACTTCTCGCCCgaaccaccaccatgctCGACGGTCGCAAGAGAATGCGCATGGACGGCCGAACCTACATCCGCATGATTATCCCCATCGGCATTCTTTACAGCGGTAGTCTCGTCTGCAGCAACATCGTCTACCTCTACCTGAATGTTTCCTTTATCCAAATGCTCAAA GCCTGTGGCCCAATAGTaaccctcctcaccagcTGGGCCTGGCACGTCAAAACCCCCTCGCTCGAAtccttcctcaacatcctcctcatcgccTTCAGTGTCGCCCTCGCCGTCGCCGGCGAAGTCCAATTCTCCTGGCTCGGCGTCATCTACCAACTCGCCAGCCTTGTCTTCGACGCCAACCGTCTTGTCATGATCCAGATCCTACTGTCAGACGAGGGCCAGAAAATGGACCCCCTAGTGACTCTGTACTACTCTGCACCGGTGTGCGCTTTCACGAACTTTATGATCGCGTTTTATACAGAGCTGCGCGGGTTCAGTTGGAGTGTGGTTGGGGAGACTGGGTTCGGGGTGTTGTTAGCGAATGCCGCGGTGGGATTCATGTTAAATGTGTCGATTTTTGTTTTG ATTGGGAAGACATCCGGTTTAACTATGACGCTGGTCAGTGTGCCAAAGAACATTCTGTTGATTGTTTGTTCTGTGGTGATTTGGGGCACGCAGATCACTTCGCTTCAGATGGTGGGATATGCGATTGCgctgttggggttgttgtatTATTCTCTGGGGTGGGCGACTATTAGGAGAGCATATGATTCTGGATATGTCAGGCTGGTTGGGAGACAAGCCGAGAGGgtggagaaagaggaggagaatgtaTAG
- a CDS encoding glycosyltransferase family 32 protein (CAZy:GT32;~COG:M;~EggNog:ENOG410PR3G;~InterPro:IPR029044,IPR007577;~PFAM:PF04488;~TransMembrane:1 (i24-42o)) has translation MILHSSPRGSCLQWLTSQFSRRRFQLSFALAIVLLLSYLFHLDVLPTDYEAPFKDHYARTLSARDLLARPLSQDLTTIPKIIHQTWFPAGSNMSDDAQTWVRTMRSQNADWEYVLWDDETNRMLVEQYFPWFLTDYNRLPKEIHRADVVRNLYMYLFGGMYADVDTEALRPVEPLFTSHSTNLAKHSQILSSGPRKNDHECTQRGFVGHMAHKEGLDGPAAVPNGWMASPPGHPFWLLPVIHVIENPNGNGDGSVESLTGPGALGTMLHKYYEDFKDSSVRTHVCRTVRRWSPAWDLYCGPEGSEDEVGAKADKMVVLPRQQIYPYSWADDKHPACLAAWGNPDFNPDECKRWIDVDEWPSYFITYCTHSW, from the exons ATGATACTTCATTCATCTCCTCGAGGATCCTGCCTCCAATGGCTCACATCCCAATTTAGCCGGCGTCGATTTCAGCTCTCGTTCGCCCTTGCTattgttcttctcctctcctatctcttccatcttgaTGTCCTCCCAACCGACTATGAGGCCCCCTTCAAAGACCACTATGCTCGCACTCTTTCAGCACGAGACCTCCTCGCCCGTCCGCTCTCCCAAgatctcaccaccatccctaAGATTATCCATCAGACGTGGTTCCCTGCCGGTAGCAACATGAGCGACGATGCCCAAACCTGGGTACGGACAATGCGCTCGCAGAATGCAGATTGGGAGTATGTACTATGGGATGACGAGACGAACCGGATGCTCGTGGAACAGTACTTCCCTTGGTTCCTGACAGATTACAACCGTCTCCCCAAGGAAATCCATCGAGCAGATGTGGTGCGCAACCTCTACATGTATCTATTCGGAGG AATGTACGCCGACGTTGACACAGAAGCTCTCCGGCCCGTGGAGCCTCTCTTCACCAGCCATTCCACCAACCTCGCCAAGCACAGTCAAATCCTCTCTTCAGGGCCACGCAAGAACGACCATGAATGCACACAGCGCGGCTTTGTCGGCCATATGGCACACAAAGAAGGACTGGATGGCCCTGCCGCCGTCCCTAATGGCTGGATGGCATCACCCCCCGGCCACCCTTTCTGGCTCCTGCCTGTGATCCACGTGATTGAGAATCCCAACGGGAACGGCGATGGATCTGTTGAGTCACTTACGGGGCCTGGGGCACTTGGTACTATGCTACACAAGTATTACGAGGACTTCAAGGATAGTTCGGTGCGGACGCATGTGTGTCGAACGGTGCGGCGGTGGTCACCTGCGTGGGACCTGTACTGTGGACCAGAGGgcagtgaagatgaggttgggGCAAAGGCTGATaagatggtggtgttgccgcGACAGCAGATCTATCCGTATAGCTGGGCGGATGATAAGCACCCTGCGTGCCTGGCGGCGTGGGGCAATCCGGACTTCAATCCGGATGAGTGTAAGCGGTGGattgatgtggatgagtGGCCGAGTTATTTCATTACATATTGTACGCATTCGTGGTGA
- a CDS encoding putative solute transporter (COG:E,G;~EggNog:ENOG410PIK3;~InterPro:IPR000620;~PFAM:PF00892;~TransMembrane:10 (i72-90o110-128i140-159o165-186i193-211o227-247i259-278o290-307i319-338o344-367i);~go_component: GO:0016020 - membrane [Evidence IEA];~go_component: GO:0016021 - integral component of membrane [Evidence IEA]): MVVAETNPKDDECKGLLTSISCTPASPPPPPSSSPPPPSSDDVKLELGYYSYEDEKRPGVLSEEPEKQIGSIGLLVWMTINIVATVAIVFTNKSILSNASFRNSQVSFAAYHFTITGLTLWLASRPFCGWFEPKHVSPYRILHLVAAMCIQVIFQNLALAYSSVIFHQLARLLLTPATALLNFVLFQSSIPRSAFLPLVLLCTGVGIVSYFDSLPSTKGNDTTTPEGIFFALSGVCASALYTVLVGRYHKKLEMSSMQLLLNQAPVSAAVLLCVVPWMETFPEVATVPGSLWTSILASGIFACLVNLSQFYIIDAAGPVTSTVIGQLKTCIIVGLGWVLSDHEILRQSVAGILMALTGMSLYMRIILRHQT, from the exons ATGGTTGTTGCAGAAACAAACCCGAAGGACGATGAGTGCAAGGGTCTATTGACTTCGATAAGCTGCACTCCTGCaagcccaccaccaccaccatcatcatcaccaccaccaccatcatcggacGATGTGAAGCTGGAGCTGGGATATTATTCATATGAGGACGAAAAGAGGCCAGGGGTGTTGTCTGAAGAGCCGGAAAAGCAGATAGGGAGTATTGGACTTCTTGTATGGATGACAATCAATATTGTCGCGACTGTTGCTATT GTCTTCACTAACaaatccatcctctccaatGCATCTTTCCGCAACTCACAAGTATCCTTCGCCGCCTACCATTTCACCATCACCGGACTCACACTATGGCTAGCATCGCGGCCATTCTGCGGCTGGTTCGAACCCAAGCACGTATCGCCCTATCGAATCCTCCACCTTGTTGCGGCTATGTGCATCCAGGTCATTTTTCAGAACCTGGCTTTGGCTTACTCGTCGGTTATCTTTCACCAGCTGGCGCGGCTGCTCCTTACACCTGCTACAGCGTTGTTAAATTTTGTGCTGTTCCAGTCCAGCATCCCCAGATCGGCGTTCCTTCCCCTGGTCCTGCTCTGCACGGGAGTTGGCATTGTCTCGTACTTTGATTCACTACCGTCCACGAAAGGCAACGATACTACGACACCAGAGGGTATTTTCTTCGCTTTGTCGGGTGTGTGCGCTAGTGCACTGTACACGGTCTTGGTGGGCCGGTATCATaagaagctggagatgaGTAGTATGCAGCTTCTACTCAATCAGGCCCCTGTCAGCGCGGCTGTCCTGCTGTGTGTTGTTCCCTGGATGGAGACGTTTCCGGAGGTTGCGACTGTCCCTGGGTCGTTGTGGACTTCGATACTTGCG AGTGGAATATTCGCTTGTCTGGTGAACCTGTCTCAGTTCTACATAATTGATGCTGCTGGGCCGGTTACAAGCACGGTGATCGGACAGCTCAAGACGTGCATCATTGTagggttgggatgggtgCTGAGTGATCATGAGATTCTGCGGCAGAGTGTCGCGGGTATTTTGATGGCTTTGACGGGAATGAGCTT GTATATGAGGATAATTTTGAGGCACCAAACATGA
- a CDS encoding putative LPS glycosyltransferase (CAZy:GT25;~COG:O;~EggNog:ENOG410Q1W7;~InterPro:IPR002654;~TransMembrane:1 (i50-68o)) has translation MITKRRHEKAQEVCSLRYARYFTLFNVSSHFIDHLQLAPVLSMIRGKSRFTKYIVAAFASYIILTLLFSGTGEKYWKQDWVKIARSTLEDRALEHIQNETLGFEHIYAIGLKERTDKRDFLNLAASIAGFRVEWVDGVHPEDMSEKALLNDNLLAPSEIGCWRAHMNALSNMVQNSYSTALILEDDADWDVSIRQQLREFARGVRALTRNANTTKSAPYGTNWDILWVGGCASSAAPNETQFYAIPNDPTVPSVDHRGTWGGPLDSWKEIYPETSTRFIYRADMGCCTYGYAVTKRGAERILAALAVDRLVAAVDNSMADMCGGKDGRSQIECYAPFPNIIGTYKAAGLASKDSDIREGSDEWHEAQAWNLMYSTRLNIHRLVAGRDTVHAQYDEGFPWSRRVLDWKEFEYPRGYLVS, from the exons ATGATTACCAAGAGACGTCACGAGAAGGCGCAAGAAGTGTGCAGTTTGCGATATGCAAGATATTTCACCTTGTTCAATGTCTCCTCTCACTTTATAGACCATCTTCAACTGGCGCCAGTTCTCAGCATGATTCGGGGGAAATCCAGATTTACGAAATACATTGTCGCTGCATTCGCcagttatattattctcaCTCTTTTATTCAGTGGTACGGGGGAAAAGTATTGGAAACAGGACTGGGTGAAGATCGCGCGGTCCACGTTAGAGGATCGGGCGCTGGAGCATATTCAAAATGAGACGCTTGGG TTTGAACACATTTACGCCATTGGGCTGAAAGAACGAACAGATAAGCGCGATTTCCTCAACCTCGCTGCGTCGATAGCCGGGTTTCGGGTTGAATGGGTAGACGGGGTACATCCAGAGGATATGAGCGAGAAGGCTCTGCTCAAC GATAATCTATTAGCACCATCCGAGATAGGATGCTGGCGCGCTCATATGAACGCTTTGAGCAA TATGGTCCAAAATTCCTACTCAACAGCGCTTATCCTCGAAGACGACGCAGACTGGGACGTTAGCATTAGGCAGCAACTCCGCGAATTCGCTCGAGGCGTGCGCGCGTTAACCAGAAATGCTAATACGACCAAGAGCGCTCCATACGGCACCAACTGGGACATCCTCTGGGTGGGCGGATGCGCTTCATCTGCCGCTCCCAATGAGACCCAATTCTATGCCATCCCAAATGACCCAACTGTCCCCAGTGTCGATCACCGTGGTACATGGGGCGGTCCCCTCGACTCATGGAAGGAGATTTATCCTGAGACGTCGACTCGTTTCATTTATCGGGCTGATATGGGCTGCTGCACCTATGGGTACGCGGTGACCAAGCGAGGCGCAGAGAGGATCCTAGCAGCCTTAGCAGTCGATCGGCTCGTAGCTGCAGTGGATAACTCTATGGCTGATATGTGTGGTGGTAAGGATGGCCGTTCGCAGATCGAGTGTTATGCGCCGTTCCCCAACATCATCGGGACGTACAAAGCGGCCGGTCTTGCGTCGAAGGATTCGGACATCCGTGAAGGCAGCGACGAGTGGCACGAGGCACAGGCCTGGAACCTCATGTACAGCACTCGACTGAATATTCATCGACTGGTGGCTGGTAGGGATACTGTTCATGCCCAGTATGATGAGGGTTTTCCTTGGTCGCGGCGCGTGTTGGATTGGAAGGAGTTCGAGTACCCGAGGGGTTATCTAGTTTCTTGA
- a CDS encoding GNAT family N-acetyltransferase (COG:O;~EggNog:ENOG410Q1W7;~InterPro:IPR000182,IPR016181;~PFAM:PF13508,PF00583;~go_function: GO:0008080 - N-acetyltransferase activity [Evidence IEA]): MAIEILPLTKEDIPSAVACIQKAFADDPYFHWVFNNKSGFNIHRNAASLAAHFLYGLSCNEPIFVAKYTTNTPRDKIPTDSPVVGVCWWYSPQPPSEPVPWSVWAQDWILSFRQLYNNIRFGGRGGLNVRRYWLWKARQQETHDRVWTDPRGYYFCNVIAVDSSMRGMGLGRKLVEVVSQQADREGMPCYLESSKGFPNLMIYEKLGFEMVSEIECVDGKDKCKVCETFQLLLGFLCRRVGGLMSTAVLYDPSAKDKGVDGIVDVCLIIQIACNIHVYYYHPYSERRSTPKYIDAI; encoded by the exons ATGGCCATCGAgatccttcccctcacaaAAGAGGACATCCCCTCGGCCGTAGCATGCATACAGAAAGCGTTCGCCGACGACCCGTACTTTCACTGGGTATTCAACAATAAATCCGGG TTCAACATTCACCGCAACGCTGCCTCTCTTGCTGCACACTTCCTCTACGGCCTTTCCTGCAACGAGCCTATTTTCGTGGCCAAatacaccaccaacacccccagAGACAAGATTCCCACCGATTCCCCCGTCGTCGGAGTCTGCTGGTGGTACAGCCCGCAACCCCCGTCCGAGCCTGTCCCCTGGTCCGTCTGGGCGCAAGACTGgatcctctccttccgccAGCTGTACAATAACATCCGATTCGGTGGCCGAGGTGGCCTTAATGTCCGTCGTTACTGGCTCTGGAAAGCCCGACAACAGGAGACTCACGACCGAGTTTGGACTGATCCCCGCGGCTACTACTTCTGCAACGTGATCGCGGTCGACTCCTCGATGCGAGGAATGGGGCTGGGTCGGAAATTGGTCGAGGTAGTTAGTCAACAAGCTGACCGAGAGGGCATGCCTTGCTACTTGGAAAGTTCCAAGGGGTTCCCGAACCTGATGATCTATGAGAAATTGGGGTTTGAGATGGTCAGTGAGATTGAGTGTGTGGACGGCAAGGATAAATGCAAGGTATGTGAGACTTTTCAGCTTTTGTTGGGTTTCTTATGTCGCCGTGTGGGTGGGCTAATGAGCACAGCTGTATTGTATGATCCGTCAGCCAAAGATAAAGGCGTAGATGGGATCGTAGATGTATGCCTTATTATCCAAATAGCATGCAACATCCatgtctactactaccatccCTACAGTGAAAGGCGTTCAACTCCCAAGTATATCGACGCTATTTGA